From a region of the Acomys russatus chromosome 4, mAcoRus1.1, whole genome shotgun sequence genome:
- the Cstl1 gene encoding cystatin-like 1 has product MEMKAGGLRVPLLLLLVTIVVMAKISHIQRWGGFKEKGTSKDNMNSTLHFFIQSYNNASNDTYLFQVQKLIQSQMQVSTTGVEYLVTVKIGRTKCKKDEVKKASCPLQNSKLKKSLICTSLIYTVPWVNYYQVWNNSCRDI; this is encoded by the exons ATGGAGATGAAGGCCGGAGGCTTGAGGGTCCCCTTGCTCCTGTTGCTGGTGACCATCGTGGTAATGGCCAAGATAAGCCACATCCAGAGGTGGGGGGGCTTCAAGGAGAAAGGCACGAGCAAGGATAACATGAACTCCACACTCCATTTCTTCATCCAGTCCTACAACAATGCAAGCAATGACACCTACTTGTTCCAAGTTCAGAAGCTAATTCAAAGTCAGATGCAGGTTT CTACCACAGGAGTGGAGTATTTGGTCACTGTGAAGATTGGCAGGACTAAATGTAAGAAAGACGAGGTGAAGAAAGCTTCGTGTCCGCTGCAAAACAGCAAGCTGAAAAAG agCTTGATTTGCACATCACTGATATACACTGTGCCCTGGGTGAACTACTACCAAGTCTGGAACAATTCCTGCCGGGATATCTGA